A genomic stretch from Leptospira licerasiae serovar Varillal str. VAR 010 includes:
- a CDS encoding UDP-N-acetylmuramoyl-L-alanyl-D-glutamate--2,6-diaminopimelate ligase, which translates to MKLSDLLNLFPNIQLISGSFTSDETFDFVRTDSRKLNPNDLFCLPDSSGDKGAEYAKAAPSKYILIGSKLKIPKLENKIVLKVDSDPESLAGPIASFILGDPSSRLKVIGVTGTNGKTSLTHILAYLGESQGKSCGIIGTTGVKFKGILSDTGYTTPDPSSLQSILKEMYDAGVEYVFMEASSHGLKLGRTNGVHFKVGVFSNLTQDHLDFHPNMEDYRNSKALLFSSLALNPETFGVIDSDAPGGREFKSVVEANSPDLKIFSLGRSSGEFEIHSEAFSLEKTSYQIRLSDDWGGDTEVNTNLLGGFNVRNTALAFVTALGLGWEKKSILSALESIPQIPGRFQIYYSKDRSRMAVVDYAHTPDALENILRSIRKSKPKELIALFGCGGDRDKTKRPKMAKIAQELADKVILTSDNPRTENPESILDDIQAGFSAGYSPMIREADRAKAILYGISHLKEGGCLLVAGKGHEDYQIIGKDKRHFDDGEEIRKAFGL; encoded by the coding sequence TTCTTCCGGAGACAAAGGAGCAGAATACGCTAAGGCTGCTCCTTCTAAATATATATTAATAGGATCTAAATTAAAGATTCCGAAATTAGAGAATAAGATCGTTCTTAAGGTCGATTCCGATCCGGAAAGTTTGGCCGGTCCGATTGCTTCCTTTATTTTGGGGGATCCTTCTTCCAGGCTGAAAGTAATCGGAGTTACCGGGACAAACGGTAAAACTTCTTTAACTCATATCTTGGCTTACCTCGGAGAATCCCAAGGAAAATCCTGCGGGATTATCGGCACCACCGGCGTTAAATTTAAAGGGATCTTATCGGACACAGGGTATACCACTCCCGATCCAAGCAGCCTACAATCCATTCTGAAAGAAATGTATGATGCAGGAGTGGAATATGTATTTATGGAAGCGAGTTCTCACGGGTTGAAATTGGGAAGAACGAACGGAGTCCATTTCAAAGTCGGAGTATTTTCCAATCTTACTCAGGATCATTTGGATTTTCATCCAAACATGGAAGATTATAGAAACAGTAAGGCGCTTTTATTTTCTTCCTTAGCCTTAAATCCGGAAACTTTCGGAGTTATAGATTCAGATGCTCCCGGAGGAAGAGAATTTAAATCCGTCGTAGAGGCTAATTCCCCCGATCTGAAAATTTTCTCTCTTGGGAGAAGTTCGGGAGAATTCGAGATCCATTCCGAAGCGTTCTCTTTGGAAAAAACTTCTTACCAAATCAGACTTTCGGATGACTGGGGTGGAGATACTGAAGTTAACACCAATCTTCTGGGAGGTTTCAACGTTAGGAATACTGCACTTGCGTTTGTGACTGCGCTTGGTTTAGGCTGGGAGAAAAAGTCGATTCTCTCCGCTTTGGAAAGTATTCCCCAGATCCCGGGAAGATTTCAGATCTATTATAGCAAAGACAGATCTAGAATGGCAGTGGTGGACTATGCTCATACTCCGGATGCTTTGGAGAATATTTTAAGAAGTATCCGAAAATCCAAACCGAAAGAGCTGATCGCTCTTTTCGGTTGTGGAGGAGATAGAGATAAAACCAAACGCCCTAAGATGGCAAAGATAGCCCAAGAACTTGCGGACAAGGTAATACTCACTTCGGATAATCCTAGGACGGAAAATCCTGAAAGCATCTTGGATGATATTCAAGCAGGCTTTTCCGCCGGATATTCTCCCATGATCAGAGAAGCAGATAGAGCAAAGGCGATCCTTTACGGGATCTCTCACTTAAAAGAGGGGGGCTGTCTTCTTGTTGCCGGGAAGGGACATGAAGATTACCAGATCATAGGCAAAGATAAAAGGCATTTTGACGACGGAGAAGAGATCCGAAAGGCTTTCGGGCTCTAG